In a genomic window of Nyctibius grandis isolate bNycGra1 chromosome 4, bNycGra1.pri, whole genome shotgun sequence:
- the TMEM258 gene encoding transmembrane protein 258, protein MELEAMSRYTSPVNPAVFPHLTVVLLAIGMFFTAWFFVYEVTSTKYTRDIYKELLISLVASLFMGFGVLFLLLWVGIYV, encoded by the exons ATG GAGCTGGAGGCCATGAGCAGATACACCAGCCCGGTGAACCCGGCCGTGTTCCCGCACCTCACGGTGGTGCTGCTGGCCATCGGCATGTTCTTCACCGCCTGGTTCTTCGT CTACGAGGTGACTTCTACCAAGTACACGCGGGACATCTATAAGGAGCTGCTGATCTCGCTGGTGGCCTCGCTCTTCATGGGCTTCGGCGtcctcttcctgctgctctgggtCGGTATCTACGTCTGA